The DNA region CGGTGGTAGTGCAATCACCATCCCCTTTCCGCGATCCAGTGCGTCCATCGTCTCGAATCGTCCCCGGTCGAAGTCGCGTACCAGGAAGCCCAGGTGCTCGGCGCCGTATGGACGCGACAGTTCCATCGAGAGCACTCGCGGTACGGTCGCCGTCACTCCGCTCATCAGGATGTCGACACGCCCGGCCGTCAAGTCGCGCGCGGCAGTCGTACGTTCCACCGCCACCAGGGCCAGCGACAGCTGCAGCTCCCGTGCAAGGCGGTGTGCGGCTTCGATGTCCAGCCCGACCGCCTCCCCCGTGCCGTTCGTGAATGCCCAGGGGAGCGCGTCGCGAAAGTACCCGACACGCAGGACGCCGCGCGTCCGGATCTCCAGCAGTCGCTGGCCGGCCTGCGGAGGCTCGCCATCGTCGACCGGCTCGACGATGCGCGCGAGCGGCGGGCGGACCGCCAGTGGGGCCAGGGCTTGCAGCCCTCCTGGAGTGGCCGGCAGCACCCATGTCAGCCCCGCTCTCGTCCCGCCGATGAAGGCCGTGATGAGGGCGGTCGTGATCACGACGTAGCGCGCCCACGTCCTTGGCGCCACCGTGATGCGCCCGAGGACCGCCGCCGAGACGAGCAGTGAGAGGCACGCGGTGTGCGCGGCGGCCGCCATGGAGCCGAATCGGCTGTTGATCACACCGGACACCGTGAAGAGTCCGATGAGGTCGGCGGGAAGATGCAGGAGGTCGAGCAGGAACGGCATCGCCGCGTTGATGCTGCCGAACAGGCTCAGGGGGCCTGCGGATACCAACAGCAGGACTTGGTGCGACGTGAGGGTCGAACCTGCAAACCAGGCAGCATAGGGCAGGAAGGCGAGGCTCAGCACCTTTCCGGCGTGCGGAAAGTTGTAGAGCAGCGGCACCGCGACACTGACGGCACCATCGGCTGACTCGGCATCCACCCCCCGCTCGGCCAGGAGTGCCTTTGCCGACTCGGAGATGAGTGGCAGCACGACGAGCACGTCGCCGGCGGCAGCCGCCGCCAGGATGGCACTTCGCATGGACCGAAGGAGGCGTCCGTAGGGCACGGCCGTGAAGCTGGAGGCGAGCGCCGGCAGGATCCACAGGGCCAACAGGAGCGACCCGACGGCGTAATAGTGCAGCCACACATGGAGGCGCAGGAGTTGATCGGGCCTGAACTCCCCGGCGGTGACTGCCACCGACGCAAAGAGACCGTATGGGGTCAGCGTGAGGATCATGCGGCTGACGCCGGCCATCGTCTCATTGAAGGCGCCGAGCACCTGAAGGAGGATCACCTTGCGCTCGGAGTGCAACTGGCCCAGCGCAAGACCTGCAAGCACCCCGAAGAGGACCACGGCAGGAATGAGATTGTTGGCCAACGCGTGGAAGAGATTCGAGGGGATGTAGAGGTCCAGCCAGTCCATCGCTGGCGGAGTCGCCGACGGGCCGAAGAAGGGTGTGCCGCCGGACGCCGGTAGGGCGCGCGAACACAGCATGACGAGAACGAGCGTCAGTCCCCAGACGAAAAGCAGGAAGGTCACCCCGTACCTGGCCACCAGCCTGATCTCGCCGCTGCCGCGCATGCCAAGGCTTGCGATCAGCGATCCGAGCAGGTACGGCAGGACGTTGACCTGCAGTAATCGGACGAAGCCGTCGGAGACGAATTCGAGGGCCCGCACCGCGTCCCCGAGCAGGAGTCCGGTCAGGATGCCGGCGCCTATCCCGATCACGCTCCGGGCGAACAGTCGCGTCTGTCGCGCGTCCAGGGTCTCCGCGTCACGGGGACGGCCTGCGGCGAGTGCCTGAGGCATCATCGGGCAGTCACGAGGACCGGGAGTCGTTCATCGGACGGGCGGGGTGAGGGACACCTTCCATCCAGGACAGGACGTATGCTGCGACAGCCTCCCAACCGGGCTCGTTGTGCAACTCGTGGTAGTAGCCTGGCCACACTTTCAGCGTCGCGCGTCCGTGCGTCCGTTCGACATACTCCCGTGAGGCCGACGCTGCGGTGATCCGATCGGCGTCGCCGTGCATGACCAGGGTGGGGCGCGCCGTGTCTGCAGCCCGCGCCAGCACACTGGCCGCCGCGGCTCGAATCTCGGCAAAGAAGGTGGCGGTGACCCGGTCATGGACGAGCGGGTCGGCCCGGAATGCCTCGACGACAAGCGGGTCGCGAGACAGCGCCGCCAGCTCGAGACCGTTGGCGAAGCTCACGGCCGGCGCCAGGTGTGTCAGTGCGCGGGCCAGCACCAGACGGCCGGGTGTCGGCTCGCGCGCGAAGCGCAGGTACGGGGCAGAGGCGACGACGGCGAGTGCGGGCTGGCGTTGAAGTCCATAGCTCAGGACGACATTCCCACCCATGCTGTGCCCATAGAGCGTGACTGGCAGGTCGCCCCACTTCTCCGTCACGGACTCCAAGAACGCGGCGACGTCGTCGAGCAGCTGCTCGTACGAGGGGGTGTGGCCACGAGGTCCCGGCGAGCGGCCATGCCCGCGTTGATCGAAGCCTGCCGACGCGTAACCGCGAGCCGCCCAGTAGGCCGAAAGGTGGTCGTACCGGCGGCTGTGTTCCCCCATGCCGTGCACGTGGGCCACCACGCCCCGCGTGGGGCCGGAGGGCTCGCGGGTCCACGCGTACAGCACCTGGCGGTCGTTGGCGATCAGCTCGGTTTCGTTGAACATGCCACGGCCGTGTGCACCCGCCGTGCCACGAGCGCTCGGTAGGGCCAACGCACGTCCGGTGAAGAACTCGGTTTCGGAGAAACAAGGCCAATAACAGCGGGCAAGCGCGGTGCTTGCCATCGTGTGGCGCCGCCGCACGCGGGCCGAGGCCTGACCGGCTCGTGCCAACCGGTTGCCATCTGTCACGCCGCGAACACGTCGCGAGCAGCGGAGGCCGCCGCGTCGCCTGGTCGAAGCTCGTCTGTTGCGTCGTCGTGGGTGTGCGACGGCCAGCGACGATAGCCACGTCGGATCGGTAAGGCATCCCTGACGACCTGACGGGGCGCGTCGCGGCACCGGACGTCGGTATGGCTGAGCGGATCCGCGACACGAGGGGGTAGAATCGCCGGCATCCATTTCAGAAAGGTCCCTCCGGCATGGAGTGCGCGTCATTCGTCGCTCGGCCAGGGCGTCCGTGAACTTCGAAGCCCTGCAGGAACTGGCCTTGAGGATCGCCGGTGAACGAACCGTCGATCGCGTGCTGCAGCACATTGTCGATGGCCTGCGAGAGCGCCCGGGAGTGGCGCTGTCGCGCGTCTGGATAGCCGCCGCGGGTGACCAATGTGCGTCGTGCCGGCTGCGGTCGATGTGCCCCGACCAATCGGTCTGCCTGCACCTGGCGGCCAGCGCCGGTGCATCGGTGCACGGCGAGTCGTGGACGCGAACCGATGGCAATTTCCGGCGTATTCCTATGGGGCGGCTGAAGGTTGGCTCGATCGCCGCCACCCGCGAAGGACTGCTGCTCACCGACCCGCTGTCCGAGCACCTGAAGCACCAGGACTGGGTTCGCGACGAAGGGATCGTCAGCTTTGCCGGGCAACCACTGATCTATCGGGATCAGACGCTGGGGGTGCTCGGTGTCTTCCGACGCCAGTCGATCGATGTCGAGGAGTTCAAGTGGCTGCGCATGTTCGCCGATCACGCCGCTGCGGCCGTCGCCAACGCGCGGGCATTCACGGAACTGGCGCAGGCCGAGCATCGCATCCGCCAGGACGAGCGTGAGCTCAGGTTGCTCATCGACTCGCTGCCAGTGTCGGTCTGCGCGCTCGACACCGATGGTCGCGTCTCGTACATCAACAGTGCGGGACGGCGCTACCTTGGCACGGACCTGGCGGATCGGACGGTGTCGACGGCCGATGATCACCGAGCGCTCGTCTACGCGCCCGAGGATCTGGCCT from Luteitalea sp. TBR-22 includes:
- a CDS encoding alpha/beta hydrolase, encoding MFNETELIANDRQVLYAWTREPSGPTRGVVAHVHGMGEHSRRYDHLSAYWAARGYASAGFDQRGHGRSPGPRGHTPSYEQLLDDVAAFLESVTEKWGDLPVTLYGHSMGGNVVLSYGLQRQPALAVVASAPYLRFAREPTPGRLVLARALTHLAPAVSFANGLELAALSRDPLVVEAFRADPLVHDRVTATFFAEIRAAAASVLARAADTARPTLVMHGDADRITAASASREYVERTHGRATLKVWPGYYHELHNEPGWEAVAAYVLSWMEGVPHPARPMNDSRSS
- a CDS encoding cation:dicarboxylate symporter family transporter, yielding MMPQALAAGRPRDAETLDARQTRLFARSVIGIGAGILTGLLLGDAVRALEFVSDGFVRLLQVNVLPYLLGSLIASLGMRGSGEIRLVARYGVTFLLFVWGLTLVLVMLCSRALPASGGTPFFGPSATPPAMDWLDLYIPSNLFHALANNLIPAVVLFGVLAGLALGQLHSERKVILLQVLGAFNETMAGVSRMILTLTPYGLFASVAVTAGEFRPDQLLRLHVWLHYYAVGSLLLALWILPALASSFTAVPYGRLLRSMRSAILAAAAAGDVLVVLPLISESAKALLAERGVDAESADGAVSVAVPLLYNFPHAGKVLSLAFLPYAAWFAGSTLTSHQVLLLVSAGPLSLFGSINAAMPFLLDLLHLPADLIGLFTVSGVINSRFGSMAAAAHTACLSLLVSAAVLGRITVAPRTWARYVVITTALITAFIGGTRAGLTWVLPATPGGLQALAPLAVRPPLARIVEPVDDGEPPQAGQRLLEIRTRGVLRVGYFRDALPWAFTNGTGEAVGLDIEAAHRLARELQLSLALVAVERTTAARDLTAGRVDILMSGVTATVPRVLSMELSRPYGAEHLGFLVRDFDRGRFETMDALDRGKGMVIALPPVDGAAAVAKRVAPLATVRTYRLVDQALTEPSVTAVLMPLERAHYWSRVHPELSAVRPPDLTTSTVTVYAMPRGEDDLREVVDVWLDTRRASGDADEAVDYWIRGVAFSSRTPRWSILKDVLGWKGF